The Candidatus Tanganyikabacteria bacterium DNA segment GCCCCACTGGGCACCTTCCAGGGGATCGGGCGCGATCTGCGCGACGTTCGCGGCGCGCAGGCGCGGGCTGCGAAGACGGGCGCGCGGGGCGTCGTTCCAGGCCTCCGCCACGGCGGGATCTCCCGCCAGCGTGCCGGCGGACGCCCCCGCGACCGACGCGATGCCGAGAGCGGCGTCGTAGGCGCGCACCCGGAGGCCGCGGCGGGCCAGGCGCTCGAAGAAGGCGGGAGCGTCGGCTCCCGCGGCCAGGGTGACCGAGACGTTGCCTCCCGCGGACGCGATGCGCCGCGGCCCCGCCTCGGCCGCCGCGCCTCCGGCTTCTCCCGGCACCGCGACGATGGGCGGCAGGGCGGACCCCGGCGCGGCGCTCCGGCTCGGCCCGCAACCAAGCTGGCCGGTGGTGACGGCGGCGAGCAAGACGATCTGCGAGATTCGACGGTACTGCATAGGCAATCCAATACCATGCGCAAGGTACTTCATAGCAATAGGCAATTCTGCCTAGCAAGCGATACATTTCTATCTCCGAGCGGTTAATGACGCATATATTAAGCAATTCTTGCCTGGTTAGTTGTCGCACAAATTTGAAATAAGCCTTACAAGCGGGTTGAATCACGTATTTCGCGCTTGCCTGGCGAGAAAATGCCGTTATAGTGGGGTAGTTAGCGTTCGTACCCTCACACCGGTTCCTGGAGGTCCAAACAGACATGCTGACCAACCTGGGGCTCGCTTCTCTCGTGGATCGCATCGCCCGCGACGCGGGCTTGCGGGATGACCTGGCCAAGGATTTCGACGGGACCCTCGACCGGTCGGGGATGTCCCTCTCGGGCCAGGATCGCGATGCCCTCCGCGCCGCCTGGCAGTACATCCGGGAGTTCGGAGGGCCGGCCCGCGACGCCCGCATCATCGCCGGCTGGGGTATCGGCTGCTGAACGCCCTCCAGGCCCCCCGGCCTCGCGTAGAGCCCCGCGAGGATGCGCAACTCGCCCTGATGCTGGCGCTGACCAACGCCTGCAACCTCGCGTGCCTGCACTGCTACCGGGAGGAGGCCGCCGCGTTCCCCGATGAGCTCGGCCCCATGGAGATCGTGCGCGTCCTGCGCGAGTTCGGCGACCTGGCCGCGGCCGAGGGACGCGCGGGCGTCGTGATCTTCTCGGGCGGCGAGCCCCTGCTCTCGCGCCTCCTCGGGCTGTACGCGCGGACCGCCCTGGGCCTCGGTCTGGGCGTGCGGATCAACACCAATGCCATCCTGGCGACGCCCGCCGTCTCGGCGGGACTCTTCGCCTGGGGGATCCGGTTCGCGCAGGTGAGCCTCGACGGGGCGACACCCGAGGAGCACGAGGCGATCCGCGGCGGCGGGACCTGGGAGCTGACCCGCCGCGGCGTGGTCAACCTGCTCGCCGCGGGCGTGGATGTCGCCTTCAAGGTCACCCTCATCCCCGGCCGCAACGACCGGGATCCGGCCGGTTACCTCCGCGTCGCCCGCGCCTGGGGGGTCGGTCGCGTGAGCTTCGCGCGTGCCGTGGAGATCGGCCCGGCCGGCAAGCTGGGCCGCTACACCCCCGAGGCCTACCGCCAGGTCCTGGAGCGTCTGGCCGCCGGGCGCGACCTTGCGGAGCGCTCCAGCGTGCGCGACTTCCGGCGCGTGAAATCGGTAATCGCCGAGATCCGCGACGCGACGTTCGATCGATCCTTCCTGACGGGCGAAGCCCTCTCGTACCAGTCCGAGGAGGGCCATTCGATCCTCGCGGTCGATGCCGACGGGTCGGTCTACGGGTCCCGGCGCCTGCCCCTGAGGCTGGGAAACGTCCGGGAGGCGTCGCTGGCCGACCTCTGGCGCCACCCCCTCCTGTCCGCCTTCCGCGACTCCCGGCGAGCGGGGAAGTGCGAGCGCTGCGATCTGCTTGCGGCCTGCCGTGGCGGCAGCCGGGCGGCGGCCTGGAGCGCGACGGGCGATCCCGCGGCTCCCGACCCCGGATGCTGGGTCGAGCCGTGACCGAGGGCGTCGGCATCGAGATCGGCAACGGGCGCATCAAGATCGCGGCCGGTGCCGGAGGGTGCTTGCGAGCACGGGCTTATCCCGTGGCGGCGCGCGCGGGGGCGCCGCGCGGGTCGGACATCGCCGAGGCCTTCCCGGCGGCGCTGGCGGCCTTCGCCGCCGAGACCGGCGTGGATTGCGGCGGGGCGCCCGCGGTCGTGGCATTCAGCAGCCAGTTCGCCTACCCGAGCTTCCAGTCCGCGCTAGTCGAGACCGTGGCGATGCTTCGCCGCAACGGCCTGGGAGGCGCCCGCCTGGCCGGCGCGGATCGGCTTTACGACCTTGCAACCGGCGAGGCACTGGCCGAGCGGCCGGAAGGGGCGCTGTGGTTCGCCGCCGCCCGGATGGCCGGCATTCGCGCGCTGGCCCGGAGCCAGGGCGCCTTCACGCTGGCGATCGACTGCGGCACGACCTCGACCGAGATCGTGCCCCTGGCCGCGTCCGCTGCCGACTGGCCGAACGAGGGCCGGCTCACCGACGGGCGCCTCGTGTGGATCGGCCTGCTGGAGACGCCCATCGACTACGTTGCCCGCGAGGCGGCCGGCTACGCGGTGGTGCCGCGCGTGGCGCGGATGGCCGCGGTCACGGGCTACCTGGGGCTGGCGGGTCCCGCGGTGGCCGCCA contains these protein-coding regions:
- a CDS encoding radical SAM protein — its product is MLALTNACNLACLHCYREEAAAFPDELGPMEIVRVLREFGDLAAAEGRAGVVIFSGGEPLLSRLLGLYARTALGLGLGVRINTNAILATPAVSAGLFAWGIRFAQVSLDGATPEEHEAIRGGGTWELTRRGVVNLLAAGVDVAFKVTLIPGRNDRDPAGYLRVARAWGVGRVSFARAVEIGPAGKLGRYTPEAYRQVLERLAAGRDLAERSSVRDFRRVKSVIAEIRDATFDRSFLTGEALSYQSEEGHSILAVDADGSVYGSRRLPLRLGNVREASLADLWRHPLLSAFRDSRRAGKCERCDLLAACRGGSRAAAWSATGDPAAPDPGCWVEP